In Heterodontus francisci isolate sHetFra1 chromosome 46, sHetFra1.hap1, whole genome shotgun sequence, a single window of DNA contains:
- the LOC137356770 gene encoding probable G-protein coupled receptor 139 codes for MESNPRHCGGSDCGKFPFQDWVEGDQCIPANLLAIVILSWGKCGLSTCTTRYLVTMATADLLFIITMVILWTISYYYFPPPYLNIPSVCRVIAFLSHAATDCSVWFTVAFTFDRFVLISSEKLKAKYCTEKTAVVVLATTCILLCLKNIPFYFAHDPGEITDNVPWGCYTKPSYFSEPGWVGFDWFDKVLTPLLPFALILLLNALTVRYILVASRVRKGLRCQSKGANCSDPEMESRRKSVILLFTISGNFILLWLVYFIDFLFYNITGRDPGVYNDSEYIVLQVGFMLLSLSCCTNTFIYGATQSKFREQVKSVVKYPVTLIIQLMKGQNNRQESRGGV; via the exons ATGGAGTCCAATCCCAGACATTGTGGTGGTTCAGATTGTGGGAAATTTCCATTCCaagactgggtggagggagaccaaTGCATCCCAG ctaatttactggcgattgtgatcctgtcctggggaaagtgcggcctttcaacctgcaccactcgctacctggtgacgATGGCAACAGCGGATCTGCTTTTCATTATCACTATGGTGATACTGTGGactatcagttattattatttcccgccaCCTTACCTAAACATTCCTTCTGTGTGTCGTGTTATCGCTTTCCTGAgtcatgcagccacagactgttctgtctggttcacagttgctttcacttttgatcgatttgtgcTCATCTCTTCcgagaagctgaaagcaaaatattgcactgagaaaactgcagttgTGGTTTTAGCAACAACCTGTATTCTACTCTGTCTCAAAAATATTCCCTTCTACTTTGCACATGACCCTGGAGAGATAACcgacaatgtaccatggggctgttatACAAAGCCAAGTTATTTtagtgagcccggatgggtgggatttgattggtttgataaggttttaaccccattactcccatttgctttaattctgttactcAATGCTCTGACGGTCAggtacattttagtggccagtcgagtccgtaagggactcagGTGTCAGAGCAAGGGAGCGAATTGCagtgacccagaaatggagagcagaaggaagtctgtgatattACTCTTTaccatatctggcaacttcatacttctgtggttggtatatTTCATAGATTTCTTATTTTATAACATTACAGGAAGAGATCCTGGGGTTTACAACGATTCCGAATATATAGTTCTACAAGTTGGATTTATGCTGCTgagtttaagttgctgcacaaacacatttatttatggcgctactcagtccaagttcagagaacaggtcaagagtgtggtgaaatatccggtgacattaattattcaattaatgaaaggACAAAACAATAGACAGGAATCCAGAGGCGGAGTCTAG